A stretch of Alkalicella caledoniensis DNA encodes these proteins:
- a CDS encoding GxxExxY protein: MIFYEELSDQIYECVAEIYKILGYGFPEKIYEKALISELTKRNIQVEAQKQLEVYYKDELLGTYFADLVVENKIIIELKTTKYIIDENYSQLLSYLKATGFKLGLLINFGPRKFMFRRLAN; the protein is encoded by the coding sequence ATGATTTTTTATGAAGAGCTATCAGACCAAATTTACGAATGTGTAGCAGAGATATATAAAATTTTAGGTTATGGATTTCCGGAAAAAATATATGAAAAAGCGTTGATTTCTGAACTTACTAAGAGAAATATTCAAGTAGAAGCTCAAAAACAGTTAGAAGTATATTATAAAGATGAACTACTAGGAACATATTTTGCTGATTTAGTAGTTGAAAATAAAATAATAATCGAACTGAAAACTACAAAATATATCATTGATGAAAATTATTCACAACTACTTAGCTATCTTAAAGCAACTGGATTCAAACTAGGTTTGCTAATTAACTTTGGCCCACGGAAATTCATGTTTAGAAGATTAGCAAACTAA
- a CDS encoding M20 metallopeptidase family protein — protein MIQLNNDFLNELTTIRRRLHQVPEISFDLPKTQAIITEYLSKYGYQFEEVAQTGIVAVKHGMSDTAIAFRADMDALMVTEETGVDYTSKHPGQMHACGHDGHMTMLLGLAKYMAQFEDLNRNLVFIFQPAEEGPGGAKTIIEEGILKRHNVEAIFGIHIFPNLDEGKIGLGKGPLMAQNGEVDILVKGRSSHGAMPHKGSDALVAASNLVMSYQSIVSRNLDPLEPAILTLGSVKGGEARNIIANKIELNGTIRAFNPEYYNLIKSKMDSINKGLEEMYDVNIEMEIRDFYPPVLNDENLFETALKSLERNQIEFVKPVMLAEDFAFYQQEIPGLFMFLGSKNTQQGYTHPLHSCYFNYNEKILLEGVKTYISICEQMDVF, from the coding sequence ATGATTCAGTTAAATAATGATTTTTTAAATGAACTAACAACAATCAGAAGAAGGCTACACCAAGTCCCAGAGATATCATTTGATCTCCCAAAAACTCAAGCAATAATTACGGAATACTTGTCTAAATACGGTTACCAATTTGAAGAAGTTGCCCAAACAGGCATAGTGGCAGTAAAACATGGGATGAGTGATACAGCCATAGCATTCCGTGCAGACATGGATGCCCTTATGGTAACAGAAGAAACAGGTGTTGACTACACTTCCAAGCACCCAGGACAAATGCACGCCTGTGGCCATGATGGACACATGACCATGCTACTAGGACTTGCAAAATACATGGCACAGTTCGAAGACCTAAACAGAAACCTAGTATTTATATTTCAACCAGCGGAAGAAGGACCTGGGGGAGCTAAAACCATAATAGAAGAGGGAATACTCAAACGTCATAACGTAGAAGCCATATTTGGCATACACATCTTCCCTAACCTTGATGAAGGAAAAATTGGTCTAGGGAAAGGACCCCTAATGGCTCAAAATGGAGAAGTTGATATACTAGTAAAAGGTAGAAGCAGCCATGGAGCCATGCCCCATAAAGGAAGCGATGCATTAGTTGCTGCAAGTAACCTAGTTATGTCATACCAATCCATAGTCAGTCGCAACCTAGACCCCCTAGAACCAGCCATATTAACACTGGGTTCAGTTAAAGGTGGAGAGGCCAGAAACATAATAGCAAACAAAATAGAGCTAAATGGAACCATAAGGGCATTTAACCCTGAATACTACAACCTAATAAAATCAAAAATGGACAGCATAAACAAAGGTCTAGAAGAAATGTATGACGTAAACATAGAAATGGAAATCCGTGACTTCTATCCACCTGTACTAAACGATGAAAACCTATTTGAAACAGCCCTAAAAAGCTTAGAAAGAAATCAAATAGAATTCGTAAAACCAGTAATGCTAGCAGAGGACTTCGCATTCTACCAACAAGAGATCCCTGGCCTTTTCATGTTCCTAGGCTCAAAAAACACGCAGCAAGGCTACACTCACCCTCTACACAGCTGTTACTTCAACTACAACGAAAAAATACTCCTAGAAGGAGTAAAAACCTACATCTCAATCTGCGAACAGATGGATGTATTTTAA
- a CDS encoding glycine C-acetyltransferase — MNIHELTFLQEKIQELKDTGVYRKLPILEGPNEAEITLNGKKVINLSSNNYLGFASHPKLKDAATRAIEKYGVGAGAVRTIVGNMDLHEEMEKVLAQFKREEAVMVFQSGFNCNAGTIQAIVEKGDLIISDELNHASIIDGCRLSKADKTVYKHADMESLESVLKEKRDQYRNVLIITDGVFSMDGDIAPLPEIVALAEKYNALTYVDDAHGSGVLGENGRGTVDHFGLHGRVDFTIGTLSKAIGVIGGYVAGSHTMKEWLSHRGRPLLFSTSLPPAAVAPIIEAVNLLMSTREYTDRLWDNARYFKQELGKLGFDLGKSETPITPVIIGNEGKTMDFSRKLLENGVFVSGIVFPTVPKGTGRVRCMVTAAHTKEQLDQAVKVFKQVGQEMEII; from the coding sequence ATGAACATTCATGAACTAACATTCCTACAAGAAAAAATCCAAGAACTAAAAGACACAGGGGTTTACCGCAAACTACCAATACTAGAAGGACCAAACGAAGCAGAAATAACCCTAAACGGCAAAAAAGTAATAAACCTATCCTCAAACAACTATCTTGGCTTTGCCAGTCACCCAAAACTAAAAGATGCCGCAACACGCGCCATAGAAAAATACGGCGTAGGAGCAGGAGCAGTAAGAACAATAGTAGGAAACATGGACCTACACGAAGAAATGGAAAAAGTCCTAGCACAATTCAAAAGAGAAGAAGCAGTAATGGTGTTCCAATCAGGCTTCAACTGTAACGCAGGAACAATCCAAGCAATCGTAGAAAAAGGTGACCTAATCATATCAGATGAACTAAACCATGCAAGTATTATCGATGGCTGCAGACTAAGTAAAGCTGACAAAACTGTTTACAAGCATGCAGACATGGAAAGCTTAGAATCAGTGCTAAAAGAAAAAAGAGATCAGTACAGAAACGTACTTATAATAACTGATGGAGTATTCAGCATGGATGGAGACATCGCTCCACTACCAGAAATCGTAGCCTTGGCAGAAAAATATAACGCCTTAACATACGTTGATGATGCTCACGGATCAGGGGTATTAGGAGAAAACGGTAGGGGAACAGTTGACCACTTTGGCCTACACGGCAGAGTAGACTTCACCATCGGAACCCTATCAAAAGCAATCGGTGTAATAGGAGGCTACGTAGCAGGAAGCCATACCATGAAAGAATGGTTAAGCCATAGGGGAAGACCATTACTATTTAGTACATCCTTACCACCTGCAGCAGTAGCTCCTATAATAGAAGCAGTAAACTTACTTATGTCCACAAGGGAATACACAGATCGCCTTTGGGATAATGCTAGATACTTCAAACAAGAACTAGGAAAACTAGGTTTTGACCTAGGTAAAAGTGAAACTCCTATAACCCCAGTAATCATCGGTAACGAAGGGAAAACCATGGATTTCAGCCGCAAACTCCTAGAAAACGGAGTATTCGTTTCAGGCATTGTATTCCCAACAGTACCAAAGGGGACTGGAAGGGTACGTTGTATGGTGACAGCAGCACACACCAAAGAACAACTAGACCAAGCAGTTAAGGTTTTCAAACAAGTAGGACAAGAAATGGAAATAATCTAA
- a CDS encoding beta-propeller domain-containing protein, translated as MKKTLTLILITIILATLTSCTVETNTTQKQLPTIDSLQKLQKLVQQQQYKRYGLELGSPQPETTTDEAQRAPDSPDYSDTNVQVDGIDEGDIIKTDGKYLYQISENNIVITKIYPVEEAKVISKTKLDDDILPVELYLEGDKIVVLSYKNNYSNESNKEIGIPGFFYYNNTIIQVYNNKDGKLTKERELETEGSIVSTRKKDSYLYLVTSKHLGYLDQPEGNPAPMYRDTAKDKEKYQQKPLTDIQYFPDGELSSFVNIVALDIKKPKEEAKVETYLGSAQNIYMSHENLYIALTTVNETHVHKFSIDGTKVKNTGQGKVNGHVLNQFSMDEYKGNFRIATTQYDREEMTNNLYILDKNLETIGKLENLAPTERIYSARFMGDKGYMVTFELVDPLFVIDLSNPRAPKVLGELKIPGFSNYLHPIDENHLLGIGRDTTVATNWGREVAIELGVKLAIFDVSDVNNPKEKHVEIIGGRGTYSEALHNHKSILYHNDVLSFPISVTDPSNNRIDQYGLPKFIGAYVYNVDKEKGFDLAATITHMTNQQMERYYDHGNHKDHIRRIITVDEHIYTISDQTIQIHNKDYQLIKEINLK; from the coding sequence ATGAAAAAAACACTAACCCTAATACTTATCACAATAATCCTTGCAACACTAACAAGTTGTACCGTGGAAACTAACACAACACAAAAACAACTACCAACAATCGACAGCCTTCAAAAACTCCAAAAACTAGTACAACAACAGCAATACAAAAGATATGGACTAGAATTAGGCAGCCCACAACCAGAAACAACAACTGACGAAGCCCAAAGAGCCCCTGACTCCCCAGACTACTCAGACACAAATGTCCAAGTAGATGGCATAGACGAAGGGGACATAATAAAAACAGACGGAAAATACCTATACCAAATATCAGAAAATAACATAGTTATAACTAAAATCTACCCAGTTGAAGAAGCAAAAGTCATAAGTAAAACAAAACTAGACGATGACATCCTACCAGTTGAACTGTACTTAGAAGGGGACAAAATCGTTGTACTTAGTTACAAAAACAACTACTCAAACGAATCTAACAAGGAAATAGGTATACCAGGCTTTTTTTACTATAACAACACAATAATACAAGTATACAATAACAAAGACGGCAAACTGACTAAAGAAAGAGAACTAGAAACAGAAGGCAGTATAGTATCAACTAGAAAGAAAGACTCCTACCTTTATTTAGTTACAAGTAAACACCTAGGTTACCTAGACCAGCCTGAAGGAAATCCAGCACCTATGTACAGAGACACAGCAAAAGACAAAGAAAAGTACCAGCAAAAACCCCTAACTGATATACAATACTTCCCAGATGGGGAACTATCTAGCTTCGTAAACATAGTAGCTCTAGATATTAAAAAGCCTAAAGAAGAAGCAAAAGTGGAAACTTACCTTGGTAGTGCCCAAAACATCTACATGTCCCATGAAAACCTATATATTGCATTAACGACAGTTAACGAAACCCATGTTCACAAATTCAGTATTGATGGCACAAAAGTTAAAAACACCGGCCAAGGAAAAGTGAACGGACACGTTCTAAACCAATTTTCCATGGATGAATACAAAGGAAACTTCAGAATAGCTACCACCCAATATGACAGAGAAGAGATGACTAACAACCTTTATATCTTAGACAAAAACTTAGAGACCATAGGTAAACTAGAAAATCTTGCACCAACTGAGAGAATATACTCCGCACGATTTATGGGTGACAAAGGATATATGGTAACATTTGAACTAGTGGACCCTTTATTTGTCATTGACCTATCAAACCCAAGAGCTCCCAAAGTATTAGGTGAACTAAAAATACCTGGATTCAGTAACTACCTCCACCCCATAGATGAAAACCATTTACTAGGGATAGGAAGAGATACAACAGTGGCGACAAACTGGGGAAGGGAAGTAGCCATAGAACTGGGGGTAAAGCTGGCTATCTTTGATGTAAGTGATGTGAACAATCCTAAAGAGAAGCATGTGGAGATTATAGGAGGAAGGGGAACATACTCAGAAGCCCTACACAATCATAAATCAATCCTCTACCATAACGACGTTTTATCATTCCCAATCTCAGTAACAGACCCATCAAACAACCGCATCGACCAATATGGGCTCCCTAAATTCATAGGAGCATATGTCTACAACGTAGACAAAGAAAAAGGATTTGACCTAGCAGCAACAATAACTCACATGACAAATCAGCAAATGGAAAGATACTACGACCACGGCAACCACAAAGATCACATCCGTCGAATAATAACAGTGGATGAACACATCTACACAATCTCCGACCAAACAATTCAAATCCACAACAAAGACTACCAACTAATAAAAGAAATAAACCTAAAATAA
- the tdh gene encoding L-threonine 3-dehydrogenase has translation MEKQMKVVMKRESKAGAELAQKPIPQIGPRDILVKVLATCICGTDAHIYNWDEWSQKRIKPPYVMGHEFAGEVVELGSDVTNIKIGDIVSAETHIICEVCELCRTGQGHLCKDTKIFGVDIDGTFAEYVAMPATNAWVNSKDVDPGLLCIQEPLGNAVQTILAGETAGKTIAVVGCGPIGIFGVTVAKAVGASKVIAVEVNEYRLNLAKELGADVVINPLKEDPIQRILEETDGLGVDVVAEMSGSGIALNQSLKYVKLGGRVSLLGIPSKDVTIDIANDVVFKGITIQGIVGRKMYETWYQVKGLIQSGKLNLEPVITHRLPLEDFKTGFDLMNSGNCGKVVLYPNKE, from the coding sequence TTGGAAAAACAGATGAAAGTGGTAATGAAAAGGGAGTCAAAAGCAGGTGCAGAGCTTGCACAAAAACCAATACCCCAAATAGGCCCTAGAGACATACTAGTAAAAGTCCTTGCAACTTGTATTTGTGGAACAGACGCTCATATCTACAACTGGGATGAGTGGTCACAAAAACGCATCAAACCACCCTACGTAATGGGACACGAATTTGCAGGTGAAGTAGTAGAGTTAGGTAGTGACGTAACAAACATTAAAATAGGTGACATAGTATCAGCAGAGACTCACATAATATGTGAAGTATGTGAGCTATGTAGAACAGGTCAAGGTCACCTCTGTAAAGACACCAAGATATTTGGTGTGGATATAGATGGAACATTTGCCGAGTACGTAGCCATGCCAGCCACAAATGCATGGGTAAACTCAAAAGATGTAGACCCTGGACTACTATGTATACAAGAACCCCTTGGCAACGCAGTTCAAACCATCCTGGCCGGTGAGACAGCTGGAAAAACCATAGCTGTTGTAGGGTGTGGCCCCATAGGAATATTTGGAGTAACAGTGGCCAAAGCGGTGGGAGCATCAAAAGTAATAGCTGTGGAAGTAAACGAATACAGGCTAAACCTAGCCAAAGAACTGGGAGCTGATGTAGTCATCAACCCATTAAAAGAAGACCCCATACAAAGAATACTTGAAGAAACAGATGGTTTGGGCGTTGACGTAGTAGCAGAAATGTCAGGAAGTGGCATAGCCCTAAACCAGTCTTTAAAATATGTAAAACTAGGCGGAAGAGTATCTCTACTTGGCATACCAAGTAAAGATGTAACCATAGATATTGCAAACGACGTAGTATTTAAAGGAATAACAATCCAAGGAATAGTAGGCAGAAAAATGTACGAAACATGGTACCAAGTAAAAGGCCTAATCCAATCAGGCAAACTTAACCTAGAACCAGTAATAACCCACCGCCTACCCCTAGAAGACTTCAAAACCGGCTTCGACCTAATGAACTCCGGTAACTGCGGAAAAGTAGTACTATATCCGAATAAGGAGTAA
- the glgB gene encoding 1,4-alpha-glucan branching protein GlgB: MNKKQIQEFHQGNSFHAYKNFGAHLTESGTTFTLWAPKAKNVAVVGDFNSWNPLAHPMKQISPGIWTMFIPNIKAGEIYKYSITTPEGQIKLKADPYAFYSELRPATASVVADIDTYPWQDQKWQQKKKKKSVHQGPLNIYELHLGTWKTKKGQQMNYKEIAAQLIPYIKEMGYTHIEIMPIMEHPFDGSWGYQLTGYYSVTSRYGGINDLKSLIEQCHRNNIGVILDWVPSHFCRDDHGLRMLDGTPCYESHIQYLADNPQWGTSNFDYSKGEVLSFLISNAIYWIEEFHADGLRVDAVANILYLDFCKTPNEHTINEKGTNENLYAIEFLKKLNTTVDNLHPNTLMIAEDSSLFQGVTKKAHENGLGFSYKWNLGWMNDTLHYMQTPVSQRVVKHHQLTHPMTYSFSEKFLLPLSHDEVVHGKKSLLEKMEGDQWQKFASLKAYYGFKMAHPGKKLLFMGGEFGQKVEWRDYEQLQWQLLEEKPHKLLQQYVKELNHLYKNEKTLWEQDYSWNGFQWLQPDDTQNSIYAYQRIDKERNILIVISNFTPTVHHKYTLKVTTPGTYQEIFNSDLPQYGGSNLYNPTPKTTQKNTLTLLIPPLATIYLKLKK, encoded by the coding sequence ATGAACAAAAAGCAAATACAAGAATTCCACCAAGGCAACAGCTTCCACGCCTACAAAAACTTCGGTGCGCATCTCACAGAGTCAGGCACAACATTCACCCTATGGGCACCAAAAGCAAAAAATGTTGCCGTAGTAGGAGACTTTAACAGCTGGAATCCCTTAGCCCATCCCATGAAACAAATATCCCCAGGAATCTGGACCATGTTTATCCCTAACATAAAAGCCGGAGAAATATACAAATACAGCATTACAACACCAGAAGGACAAATAAAACTAAAGGCTGACCCATACGCCTTCTACTCGGAACTAAGGCCAGCAACAGCATCTGTGGTAGCAGATATAGACACCTACCCCTGGCAAGACCAAAAATGGCAGCAAAAAAAGAAGAAAAAATCAGTCCACCAAGGCCCACTGAACATCTACGAGTTACACCTAGGCACATGGAAGACAAAAAAAGGCCAACAAATGAACTATAAAGAAATAGCGGCACAACTTATCCCATACATAAAAGAAATGGGCTACACCCACATAGAAATAATGCCCATAATGGAGCACCCCTTTGATGGATCGTGGGGCTATCAACTAACAGGGTACTACAGTGTTACAAGTAGATACGGGGGTATAAATGACCTGAAAAGCCTAATAGAGCAGTGCCATCGAAACAACATAGGAGTTATATTAGACTGGGTTCCAAGTCACTTTTGCAGAGACGACCACGGACTACGAATGTTAGATGGAACACCATGCTATGAATCCCATATACAATACCTTGCTGATAACCCACAATGGGGAACATCAAACTTTGACTATAGTAAAGGTGAAGTACTGAGTTTTCTAATCTCAAATGCCATCTACTGGATCGAAGAATTCCATGCCGATGGCCTAAGAGTGGATGCAGTTGCTAACATTTTATACCTAGACTTCTGTAAAACTCCCAATGAACACACAATAAACGAAAAAGGAACAAATGAAAACCTATATGCCATAGAATTCCTAAAAAAGCTAAACACAACGGTGGATAACCTACACCCTAACACTCTAATGATAGCTGAAGACTCATCACTATTTCAGGGAGTAACAAAAAAAGCCCACGAAAATGGCCTTGGATTTTCATACAAATGGAACCTAGGCTGGATGAACGACACTCTCCACTACATGCAAACACCAGTGTCCCAGAGAGTAGTAAAGCACCACCAACTGACACACCCCATGACATATAGTTTCAGTGAAAAATTCCTACTTCCCTTGTCCCATGATGAGGTGGTACATGGGAAAAAATCACTACTGGAAAAAATGGAAGGTGACCAATGGCAAAAATTTGCATCCCTTAAAGCATACTACGGCTTTAAAATGGCTCATCCAGGTAAAAAACTCCTCTTCATGGGAGGAGAATTCGGGCAAAAAGTAGAGTGGAGGGACTATGAACAATTACAGTGGCAACTACTTGAAGAAAAACCCCACAAACTACTACAGCAATACGTAAAAGAGTTAAATCATCTATACAAAAACGAGAAAACACTTTGGGAACAAGACTATAGCTGGAATGGCTTTCAATGGCTACAACCAGATGACACCCAAAACTCCATCTATGCTTATCAAAGAATAGACAAAGAAAGGAACATACTCATAGTAATCTCAAACTTCACCCCAACAGTACACCACAAATACACACTAAAAGTAACAACCCCAGGAACCTACCAAGAAATCTTCAACTCAGACCTCCCCCAATACGGCGGCTCAAACCTCTACAACCCAACCCCAAAAACAACACAAAAAAACACCCTAACCCTACTAATCCCTCCTCTAGCAACAATATATCTTAAATTGAAAAAGTAG
- a CDS encoding Dabb family protein, with protein MIKHVVMFKLQDPTDENTKAAKELILAMDGKIEGLLTLEVGTNVVQSDRAYDLVLISTHTSLDDLKVYATHPLHIPVVEHMRKVCSSIVSVDYEI; from the coding sequence ATGATTAAGCATGTTGTTATGTTCAAATTACAAGATCCTACAGATGAAAACACTAAAGCAGCAAAAGAACTAATCCTAGCCATGGATGGGAAGATTGAAGGGTTACTAACCCTTGAAGTAGGAACAAACGTTGTACAAAGCGACAGAGCATATGACCTAGTACTAATCTCAACACACACAAGTCTAGATGACCTAAAAGTATACGCCACACACCCATTACATATCCCAGTGGTAGAACACATGAGAAAAGTCTGCTCCAGTATAGTGTCAGTAGACTACGAAATCTAA
- a CDS encoding GxxExxY protein: MLYQELTSQIIKCAYEVHKTLGHGFYESIYHNALIKELEKRRIPHISEAKLDVYYKGESVGFYFADIFVDEKVIVEIKAVSKLSQDHKQQVLNYLKASKTDVGLIFNFGESDLSFKRFINTMDEKR; encoded by the coding sequence GTGTTATATCAAGAATTAACCAGTCAAATAATAAAATGTGCGTATGAAGTACACAAAACGCTAGGGCACGGCTTTTATGAAAGCATTTACCACAATGCTCTCATAAAAGAGCTGGAGAAAAGAAGAATTCCTCATATAAGCGAGGCAAAACTAGATGTTTATTATAAGGGAGAAAGTGTAGGATTTTATTTTGCAGACATTTTTGTTGATGAAAAGGTAATTGTGGAAATAAAAGCTGTATCTAAATTGTCCCAAGATCATAAACAGCAAGTTTTGAACTACTTAAAAGCATCAAAAACAGATGTGGGGTTAATCTTCAATTTCGGTGAAAGCGACCTTTCCTTTAAAAGATTTATAAATACCATGGATGAAAAGAGATAA
- a CDS encoding Fe-S-containing protein, whose product MSKYTNKKDQFTQPQKSKLPLIIASIGVVLIAAIVFVMVTSGGDQETINYFGEPVVESRSYIGEVIAMTVIEPVIEDDKVLIPLQTVNENNIVTFEIANDQGELVPLMAYITPSGRLFVGSSMCEPCRGRTFSLAGDTLLCDTCRTTYTIEDHEFISGAVACGSYPPVNMNPTINQGTIEIDLQEILSWRIRA is encoded by the coding sequence ATGTCCAAGTACACAAACAAAAAAGATCAGTTTACACAACCACAAAAAAGCAAACTACCGCTAATAATAGCATCAATAGGGGTAGTACTAATAGCTGCCATAGTATTTGTTATGGTTACATCAGGTGGAGATCAAGAAACAATCAACTACTTCGGTGAGCCAGTGGTAGAAAGTCGCTCATACATCGGAGAAGTAATAGCAATGACAGTCATAGAACCGGTAATCGAAGATGACAAAGTGCTTATTCCCCTTCAAACAGTTAATGAAAACAATATAGTAACATTTGAAATAGCTAATGACCAAGGGGAGCTAGTGCCATTAATGGCATATATAACTCCATCGGGCAGATTATTTGTAGGTAGTAGCATGTGTGAACCATGCAGAGGTAGAACATTCTCCCTAGCAGGAGACACATTACTATGTGACACATGCCGTACAACATACACCATAGAAGACCACGAATTTATATCCGGTGCTGTAGCATGTGGATCATATCCACCAGTAAACATGAATCCAACCATAAACCAAGGAACAATAGAAATAGACCTACAAGAAATCCTATCATGGAGAATCAGAGCCTAA
- a CDS encoding hybrid sensor histidine kinase/response regulator, translated as MKLSTFNLKNKTFKILHITLFAILISALILTNYFMNAGIRSQSKYIDYLVLLDFYEKLSEEYTQYTIKYTVLGDQEALESYKYLSNNKIRNNIIDQLYQLGITDREEQYIKKTIELCDKLRTKELEAINSKSQIVNLLSMQLDTTESEFMTDTYVSLSQQYKQTMIKLRNAITSRMSDEVTIKTSPLNKGFFIMTVIALFVPILVFNNLYKSQKLNRIIAEDRELQAATLKNIADGVIVVDTKGNIVLFNPAAEKITGFSVTKALGANINKVVDFMGDSKDFSLCKYNEVNSEINCPIKCSIDKPLRLTSSNNEEKIVEVKCSKIKTANEVTGVVYTLRDETEKVRIQDEMEKAKRLESLGLLAGGIAHDFNNTLTVIIGNLGLAKLYEYQGNTERIAYCLDEIDKETSKAQHITKQILTFARGGLPVKEVQSLYRIIKEASDSVFKNTTIDHAIVAPLADIKVDVDYGQMLHAFKNIFNNSLESFGCGAGKVSVNIIKSTTCDENEAINIIIKDNGTGIKEEDLPKIFDIYFTTKEGSQGLGLATTYKVITNHDGAIEAESKDGETIFTITLPIACKHKIKKKIQKPTNIIKSILVMDDEESITSVMTKYLTEYNYTVDTASNGETAIEKYKEKLQQGKTYDLVILDLTVPKGMGGEETMKELLKIDPNTKAIVASGYSNDTVLANYKDYGFQAILTKPYKPEDLIKTIKTL; from the coding sequence TTGAAATTATCAACTTTTAATCTAAAAAATAAGACATTTAAAATCTTACATATAACGTTATTTGCAATCCTAATTTCCGCATTAATACTTACGAACTACTTCATGAATGCAGGGATACGGTCACAAAGCAAATACATAGACTACTTAGTACTACTAGACTTTTATGAGAAGCTATCTGAGGAGTATACCCAGTATACAATAAAATACACTGTACTTGGCGATCAAGAAGCACTGGAAAGCTATAAATACCTATCCAACAATAAAATAAGAAACAACATAATAGACCAGTTGTACCAGCTAGGTATAACTGATAGAGAAGAACAATACATAAAAAAGACAATTGAACTTTGTGACAAACTAAGAACAAAGGAACTAGAAGCTATAAATAGTAAATCTCAAATAGTAAATCTATTATCAATGCAGCTTGATACCACGGAAAGCGAATTTATGACTGACACATACGTCAGTCTATCCCAACAATACAAACAGACCATGATAAAACTACGAAATGCAATCACCTCAAGAATGTCAGATGAAGTAACAATTAAAACCAGCCCTCTAAATAAAGGTTTTTTTATAATGACAGTGATAGCACTTTTCGTGCCAATCCTTGTATTTAATAACTTGTATAAAAGCCAAAAACTAAACAGAATAATAGCCGAAGATAGAGAACTACAGGCAGCCACATTAAAAAACATAGCAGATGGAGTCATAGTGGTAGACACAAAGGGGAATATTGTTCTATTTAATCCTGCTGCAGAAAAAATCACTGGATTTAGTGTAACAAAAGCCCTAGGTGCTAACATTAACAAAGTAGTTGACTTTATGGGTGATTCAAAAGATTTTAGTTTATGTAAATACAATGAGGTTAATTCTGAAATAAACTGCCCAATAAAATGTTCCATAGATAAGCCTTTAAGACTTACTTCATCAAATAATGAAGAAAAAATAGTTGAAGTGAAATGTTCTAAGATAAAAACTGCAAATGAAGTTACAGGTGTTGTTTATACATTGCGGGACGAAACAGAAAAAGTAAGGATCCAAGATGAAATGGAAAAAGCTAAACGTTTAGAATCCCTTGGCTTACTGGCCGGGGGTATAGCCCACGACTTTAACAACACACTAACAGTAATAATAGGTAACTTAGGCCTTGCAAAGCTATACGAATATCAAGGTAACACTGAGCGAATAGCATATTGTCTAGATGAAATTGATAAAGAGACTAGCAAAGCCCAACATATCACTAAGCAAATACTTACATTTGCTCGAGGTGGCTTACCAGTAAAAGAAGTGCAAAGTCTGTATAGAATAATCAAAGAGGCATCTGACTCAGTATTTAAAAATACTACCATTGACCATGCAATTGTTGCACCCCTTGCTGACATTAAAGTGGATGTTGATTATGGTCAAATGCTTCATGCATTTAAAAATATATTTAATAACTCCTTAGAAAGTTTTGGGTGTGGAGCAGGTAAAGTATCAGTAAATATTATAAAATCAACAACATGTGATGAAAACGAGGCAATAAACATTATAATTAAAGATAATGGCACAGGAATAAAAGAAGAAGATCTACCAAAGATTTTTGATATATATTTTACTACAAAGGAAGGTTCACAAGGACTAGGCTTAGCAACCACATATAAAGTAATAACTAACCATGATGGAGCAATCGAAGCAGAATCTAAAGATGGGGAAACAATATTTACCATAACTTTACCCATAGCATGTAAACATAAAATAAAGAAGAAAATACAAAAACCTACTAATATAATAAAATCTATACTTGTAATGGATGATGAAGAGAGCATAACCAGTGTAATGACAAAATACCTAACAGAGTACAACTACACAGTTGATACAGCATCCAATGGAGAAACAGCCATAGAGAAATACAAAGAGAAACTACAACAAGGCAAAACCTATGATCTAGTAATCCTAGACCTCACAGTTCCTAAAGGAATGGGTGGGGAGGAAACCATGAAAGAACTACTAAAAATAGACCCTAACACCAAAGCAATAGTAGCAAGTGGCTACAGTAACGACACAGTACTGGCAAATTACAAAGACTACGGATTCCAAGCAATCCTAACAAAACCCTACAAACCAGAAGACCTAATAAAAACAATAAAAACTTTATAA